The Bacillus sp. Marseille-Q1617 genome has a segment encoding these proteins:
- a CDS encoding GNAT family N-acetyltransferase produces MYRKEQFVFRKDQVHQAVIRNYTESDFDELIRIQQRAFPPPFPEELWWDRDQLENHIKHFPLGALCVEIDGQIAGSMTGLIVDFHSSRPDHTWDEMTDEGYIRTHNQNGNTLYIVDLCIDPDFRGYKLGKVLMNAMYEIVVHLHLHRLLGGGRIPTYHKFSHLFTIEEYVKKLTAGEYKDPVITFLLQCGRTPLKAVKGYLDDEESCDYGLLMEWKNPFIHWT; encoded by the coding sequence ATGTATCGTAAAGAACAGTTTGTTTTCAGAAAAGATCAAGTGCATCAAGCCGTTATCCGGAATTATACAGAGTCTGATTTCGATGAACTCATTCGGATCCAGCAACGGGCCTTCCCTCCGCCTTTCCCTGAGGAGTTATGGTGGGATAGGGATCAATTGGAGAATCATATAAAGCATTTCCCATTAGGTGCCCTTTGTGTAGAGATTGACGGGCAAATAGCTGGCAGTATGACTGGTCTTATTGTCGACTTTCATTCCTCCAGACCTGATCATACCTGGGATGAAATGACGGATGAAGGCTACATCCGGACACATAATCAGAATGGAAATACCCTTTACATAGTCGACCTCTGCATCGATCCTGATTTCCGCGGATATAAACTTGGAAAAGTATTAATGAATGCCATGTATGAGATTGTGGTTCATTTGCACCTCCACCGTCTTCTGGGCGGCGGCCGCATCCCTACTTACCACAAGTTTTCTCATCTCTTTACTATTGAGGAATATGTTAAAAAATTAACTGCCGGCGAATACAAAGATCCTGTCATAACATTCCTGCTTCAATGCGGAAGAACGCCGTTAAAAGCAGTAAAAGGCTATCTTGATGATGAAGAATCCTGCGATTATGGACTATTGATGGAATGGAAAAATCCTTTCATTCATTGGACATAA
- a CDS encoding aminotransferase A, whose amino-acid sequence MEQYLNPNVKDIKISGIRKFFNMVADIEGMISLTIGQPDFPTPLHVKEAAKRAIDEDFTSYTHNAGFLQLREAASAYVGSKYNVHYQPESEVIVTSGASQGIDVVLRSILEPGDECLLPGPVYPGYEPIIHLCGAKAIHIDTTENGFKVSAESIKKHMTDSTKCIILPYPSNPTGVSLTAAELKEIASVLKGRGIFAVADEIYSELTFDGAHRSIAEFLRDQTIMINGLSKSHSMTGWRIGMIFAPECISKHLLKVHQYNVSCASSVSQKAAYEALTTGVNDADEMKKEYKIRRDYVYKRLQEIGFHNLVLPDGAFYFFVKIPDMIDMTSFEFALALAQEEKVAVVPGDAFSTYGEGYIRLSYACSLEQLKEGLSRIESFVTKHM is encoded by the coding sequence TTGGAACAATACTTAAATCCTAATGTAAAGGACATCAAAATCTCAGGTATCCGAAAGTTTTTTAACATGGTGGCTGACATAGAAGGCATGATCTCCCTCACTATAGGACAGCCTGACTTTCCCACTCCTCTACATGTAAAGGAAGCTGCAAAGAGAGCAATAGATGAAGACTTTACTTCCTATACGCATAATGCTGGATTTCTACAGTTAAGAGAAGCTGCATCCGCTTATGTTGGTTCAAAATATAATGTGCATTATCAACCTGAATCCGAAGTGATAGTGACAAGTGGTGCTTCCCAGGGAATCGATGTAGTGCTTCGTTCGATTTTAGAACCAGGAGATGAATGTCTACTTCCCGGCCCTGTATATCCCGGGTACGAACCCATCATCCATCTGTGCGGCGCAAAAGCCATCCATATCGATACAACAGAAAACGGGTTCAAGGTCAGTGCAGAATCAATAAAGAAACATATGACAGATTCCACAAAATGCATCATCCTTCCATATCCTTCCAACCCTACTGGGGTCAGTTTGACTGCAGCAGAATTAAAGGAGATTGCCTCCGTACTCAAGGGCCGAGGAATCTTTGCAGTTGCAGATGAAATTTATAGTGAATTGACATTCGATGGGGCTCATCGTTCGATCGCTGAATTTCTAAGAGATCAAACAATCATGATCAATGGCCTTTCAAAGTCCCACAGTATGACAGGCTGGAGAATAGGGATGATCTTTGCTCCGGAATGTATAAGTAAACACTTACTGAAGGTCCATCAATACAATGTGTCCTGTGCTTCTTCTGTCTCCCAGAAAGCAGCATATGAAGCTTTGACAACCGGTGTAAATGATGCTGATGAGATGAAAAAGGAATATAAAATACGAAGAGATTATGTATATAAACGGTTACAGGAAATCGGATTTCATAATCTCGTCCTTCCTGATGGTGCTTTTTATTTCTTTGTTAAAATCCCGGACATGATTGATATGACATCATTTGAATTCGCCCTTGCCCTTGCACAGGAAGAAAAAGTGGCTGTGGTCCCCGGAGACGCTTTTTCAACATATGGCGAAGGATATATACGCCTTTCATATGCATGCTCGTTGGAGCAGTTAAAAGAAGGTCTGTCACGGATTGAGTCATTCGTCACCAAACACATGTAA